Genomic segment of Rhodohalobacter mucosus:
TATAAACCTGATAAATCCGTGGTGAGGCTTGGGCTGGTGCAGTGGGGCATGAGGCCATACAAGGGCTGGGACGATCTTACCGAGCAGATCGAATACTTTGTGGATGCCGTATCTGGATACAGAGCAGACTTTCTGCTCTTCCCGGAATATGTAAATGCACCGCTGATGGCTGAATACAATCACCTCTCCGAGGCTGATGCCATTCGTCAGCTTGCCGGTTATACCGATCGCATGCGCGATACCCTGGCAGAATTTGCCATCTCCTATAATGTGAACATTATTACGGGCAGCATGCCGGAGTTTAAGGATGATGTACTCAAAAATATCGGCTATCTCTGCAAACGGAACGGAGAGATTGAGAGATACGAAAAAATTCATCCCACTCCCGATGAAGTGAAGGTCTGGGGGATGAGCGGGGGTAACCAGATAAAGACCTTCGATACCGATGCCGGCAAGATAGGAATCCTTATCTGCTATGATGTGGAGTTCCCCGAACTGAGCCGTCTGCTTGCAAATCAGGGCATGGACATCCTTTTTGTTCCCTTTCTTACCGATACGCAGAATGGATATTCCAGGGTGCGCAACTGCGCCATTGCACGGTCCATTGAAAATGAATGCTATGTAGCCCTTGCAGGCAGCGTGGGTAACCTGCCCAAGGTTCACAACATGGATATCTCGTTTGCACAATCGGTGGTTTTTACGCCCTGCGATTTTTCATTTCCCACAAACGGCATCAAGGCGGAAGCCACGCCAAACACGGAGATGATCCTGATTGTGGATGTGGATCTTGACCTGCTCAAGGAGCTTCACGAACAGGGCAGTGTGCGAACCATGAAAGATCGCCGCACGGATCTGTATGATGTGATTATCAAGAAGGCCGCCAATCGTTAATGTAACGTCTGTTCTTTGATCCCGGTGCAGGTCTTCATAAGTTCATCGTAAAATCGCGATGATCTTATGAATGAACCAGACCACCCAAC
This window contains:
- a CDS encoding bifunctional GNAT family N-acetyltransferase/carbon-nitrogen hydrolase family protein, encoding MKNIEKIDLEYLKFSDYKELQDLMHTCYPKINDPAWSKEQIRTLTSIFPEGQVVIKIDGRLVACAMAIIIDYSRFDDNHTYLDVTGNDSFNTHTPDGDTLYGLDMMVDPEFRGMRLGRRLYDYRKELCEELNLRSIIIGGRLPSFHKYDDLTAKQYIRKVKSKEIHDPVLNFQLSNDFHVKRVVKNYLPEDDASESFAAILEWANIYYSKPEKKYKPDKSVVRLGLVQWGMRPYKGWDDLTEQIEYFVDAVSGYRADFLLFPEYVNAPLMAEYNHLSEADAIRQLAGYTDRMRDTLAEFAISYNVNIITGSMPEFKDDVLKNIGYLCKRNGEIERYEKIHPTPDEVKVWGMSGGNQIKTFDTDAGKIGILICYDVEFPELSRLLANQGMDILFVPFLTDTQNGYSRVRNCAIARSIENECYVALAGSVGNLPKVHNMDISFAQSVVFTPCDFSFPTNGIKAEATPNTEMILIVDVDLDLLKELHEQGSVRTMKDRRTDLYDVIIKKAANR